In the Chroococcidiopsis sp. SAG 2025 genome, one interval contains:
- the devC gene encoding ABC transporter permease DevC has product MPKFIKRKIPLAWLQLTREKPRLIVALAGIAFADILMFMQLAFQQALFDSNVRLHSSLDGEIVLINPQSNAINFLESFSQRRLYQTLALSEVASVHPIYLGLTEWKNPETRALAEVLVIGTNPRDKVFNLPGVQQNIEKIKLPDVVLFDRGSRPEFGAIASEFEQGKKITAEVGGRRIKVGGIAELGASFGSDGNLITSDQNFLRLFKNRKYGLIDLGVIKLKPAANAEIALEKLRQYLPDDVKVFSKQEFIDYEKDYWARSTPIGFIFTLGTIMGFIVGTVIVYQILYSEVSDHLSEYATLKAMGYTQTYLLLVVFQEALILASLGYVPGFAFAILQYNLARNATLLPIFMTASRAVMVFLLTVLMCFISGFIAVRKLRSADPADIF; this is encoded by the coding sequence ATGCCTAAATTTATTAAACGCAAAATTCCGTTAGCTTGGTTGCAATTGACTAGGGAAAAACCTCGTCTTATCGTCGCACTAGCTGGAATTGCTTTTGCTGATATTCTCATGTTTATGCAACTGGCTTTTCAGCAAGCTTTATTTGATAGTAACGTGCGTTTGCATTCTAGTTTAGATGGCGAAATTGTCTTAATCAACCCTCAATCTAACGCCATCAATTTTTTAGAAAGCTTCTCTCAAAGACGCTTGTATCAAACTTTAGCGCTTTCAGAAGTTGCATCCGTACATCCTATATATTTAGGCTTGACTGAATGGAAAAACCCCGAGACTAGAGCGCTAGCTGAGGTTTTGGTTATTGGAACTAATCCCAGAGATAAAGTTTTCAATTTGCCAGGGGTACAACAAAATATAGAAAAAATTAAATTGCCCGATGTCGTTCTCTTCGATCGCGGTTCTCGACCGGAGTTTGGCGCGATCGCTTCTGAGTTCGAGCAAGGGAAAAAGATTACAGCCGAGGTAGGCGGACGACGAATTAAGGTAGGAGGAATCGCTGAATTAGGGGCATCTTTTGGTTCTGATGGCAATTTGATTACCAGCGACCAAAATTTTTTGCGCTTATTCAAAAATCGTAAGTATGGCTTAATCGATCTAGGTGTCATTAAATTAAAACCAGCGGCAAATGCTGAGATAGCTTTAGAAAAGCTGAGGCAATATTTACCTGATGATGTCAAAGTTTTTTCTAAACAAGAATTTATCGATTACGAAAAAGACTACTGGGCGCGCAGTACTCCAATTGGCTTTATATTTACCTTGGGAACAATTATGGGTTTCATTGTCGGAACTGTAATTGTTTATCAAATTCTTTATAGTGAAGTTTCCGATCATTTATCTGAATATGCTACTTTGAAAGCAATGGGGTATACGCAAACCTATTTATTGTTAGTCGTTTTTCAAGAAGCTTTGATTTTAGCCAGTTTAGGCTACGTACCTGGGTTTGCTTTTGCAATTCTACAATACAATTTAGCTAGAAACGCAACTTTGCTACCAATTTTTATGACTGCTAGTCGAGCAGTCATGGTATTTTTATTAACGGTTCTCATGTGTTTTATTTCTGGTTTTATTGCCGTGCGTAAACTACGTTCTGCCGATCCAGCAGATATTTTCTAG
- a CDS encoding HlyD family efflux transporter periplasmic adaptor subunit, producing MSTVREKKTQFEEESGAKPKGWWRIALALILGIATGALALSKFQQSQTPAPAPVTQKPPKIDAVSALGRLEPRGDVIQLSAPSSSFALEGARVLQLMVREGERVRSGDVIAVLDNRDRALAALAKAKEDVKVAQANLAKVKAGAQTGEIEAQQATIARLQAELAGQQQILQAAIARLEAEQRNAAIDLQRYQQLYQNGAISSQELDRRSLNAKSATEQLNETQSTRQQTIATLQRQIEAAKATLNKIQEVRPVDVQLAQSEVDRAIAAMKQAQADLALAYVRAPTGGEILKIHTRAGEKIGSQGVAEMGRTEQMIAIAEVLEEDIGKIRLGQKAAIRSENLAFPGELRGTVIDVGRQIGKQDALDSDPAADVDARVVEIKVGLPPEASQRVSGLTFAKVIVKINI from the coding sequence ATGTCAACCGTTAGGGAAAAGAAAACTCAGTTCGAGGAGGAGTCAGGTGCGAAACCCAAGGGTTGGTGGCGGATTGCCTTAGCTCTAATTCTGGGAATAGCAACGGGAGCTTTGGCGCTGAGTAAATTTCAGCAGAGTCAAACCCCCGCACCTGCACCCGTAACTCAAAAACCCCCAAAGATAGATGCTGTTAGTGCCTTGGGACGTTTAGAGCCGCGTGGGGATGTGATTCAATTATCTGCCCCTAGTTCTTCCTTTGCTCTGGAAGGAGCAAGAGTACTTCAGTTGATGGTAAGAGAGGGTGAAAGAGTACGTAGTGGTGATGTTATAGCCGTTTTAGATAACCGCGATCGCGCTTTGGCAGCTTTAGCCAAAGCCAAGGAAGATGTCAAAGTCGCTCAAGCAAATTTAGCCAAAGTCAAAGCAGGGGCGCAAACTGGAGAAATTGAGGCACAGCAAGCAACGATCGCCCGCCTGCAAGCCGAACTCGCCGGACAACAGCAAATCTTACAAGCAGCGATCGCCCGCCTAGAAGCCGAGCAGCGCAACGCCGCGATCGATTTGCAACGCTACCAGCAGTTGTATCAAAACGGTGCGATCTCCTCTCAAGAACTCGATCGCCGCAGTTTGAATGCTAAATCTGCTACCGAACAATTAAACGAAACTCAATCGACTCGCCAACAGACGATTGCGACGCTGCAAAGGCAAATTGAAGCAGCAAAAGCGACTTTAAATAAAATTCAAGAAGTTCGTCCAGTGGACGTGCAACTGGCACAATCTGAAGTTGACAGGGCGATCGCGGCGATGAAACAAGCTCAAGCAGACTTGGCACTTGCCTACGTGCGCGCGCCAACTGGCGGCGAAATTCTCAAAATTCACACTCGCGCCGGAGAAAAAATTGGTTCCCAAGGCGTTGCAGAAATGGGACGCACCGAGCAAATGATTGCCATTGCCGAAGTCTTAGAAGAAGACATTGGTAAAATTCGCCTCGGTCAAAAAGCCGCGATCAGGAGCGAGAATCTTGCCTTCCCGGGAGAGCTGAGAGGTACAGTCATTGACGTTGGCAGGCAGATCGGTAAACAAGATGCACTCGACAGCGATCCCGCCGCCGATGTCGATGCCAGAGTTGTAGAAATCAAAGTCGGTCTACCCCCAGAAGCCAGCCAACGAGTTTCCGGTCTTACCTTCGCCAAAGTTATCGTCAAAATTAATATTTGA
- a CDS encoding fosfomycin resistance glutathione transferase: MITGINHITLSVSDLDQAFVFYSQVLSCKPVARWRRGAYLLAGDLWLCLCLDRQARQGTLPEYTHIAFSVAEPDFQKIERQISDVATIWQQNSSEGRSLYFLDPDGHKLEIHVGDLQARIEAVQAQPYEGMEFFI, encoded by the coding sequence ATGATTACTGGTATCAACCACATCACGCTATCAGTATCAGATTTAGACCAAGCTTTTGTGTTTTACAGTCAAGTCCTGAGCTGCAAGCCAGTGGCACGATGGCGGCGTGGTGCATATCTTCTAGCTGGCGATTTATGGTTGTGCTTGTGTTTAGATCGGCAAGCGAGACAAGGCACGTTACCAGAGTACACTCATATTGCATTCAGTGTTGCCGAACCAGATTTTCAGAAAATCGAGCGTCAAATCTCTGATGTTGCTACCATTTGGCAGCAAAATAGTAGTGAAGGGCGATCGCTCTATTTTTTAGATCCAGATGGGCATAAGTTAGAAATTCATGTTGGAGATTTGCAGGCAAGAATTGAGGCAGTACAAGCACAGCCTTACGAAGGAATGGAATTTTTTATTTAG
- the rsmA gene encoding 16S rRNA (adenine(1518)-N(6)/adenine(1519)-N(6))-dimethyltransferase RsmA: MVRTRKQFAQHWLKSEKALDRIVLAAEIQQGDRILEIGPGTGVLTRRLLPLALSVVAVEIDRDLCQLLTQKLKKVENFLLLQGDFLNLDLATLLAPLPNFQKPNKVVANIPYNITGPILEKLLGTIAEPNPEPYESIVLLVQKEVADRLYAKPESKAFGALSVRVQYLAACEQICIVPAGAFQPPPKVDSAVVRLRPRSLSNVANNPKQLEALVKIGFSAKRKMLRNNLKAIVDSDRLNHLLQELNINPQARAEDLSVTQWVDLSNGLGDG; encoded by the coding sequence GTGGTAAGAACTAGAAAACAATTTGCCCAGCACTGGCTTAAGAGCGAGAAAGCTTTGGATCGGATCGTCCTAGCCGCAGAGATTCAACAAGGCGATCGCATTTTAGAAATTGGTCCTGGTACAGGTGTTTTAACTCGGCGGCTTTTACCCCTCGCCTTATCTGTAGTAGCGGTGGAAATCGACCGCGATCTCTGTCAGTTGCTAACACAAAAATTAAAAAAAGTAGAGAATTTTTTACTATTGCAAGGTGACTTTCTAAATTTAGATTTAGCGACTTTATTAGCTCCATTACCAAATTTTCAAAAGCCAAATAAAGTTGTTGCTAATATTCCGTATAACATTACTGGTCCAATTCTAGAAAAACTCCTGGGTACAATTGCCGAACCTAATCCAGAGCCATACGAATCAATTGTATTGTTGGTTCAAAAAGAAGTGGCAGATAGACTGTATGCTAAACCTGAATCGAAAGCATTTGGGGCTTTGTCTGTCAGAGTGCAGTATTTAGCAGCCTGCGAACAGATTTGTATTGTCCCAGCAGGAGCTTTTCAACCACCACCAAAAGTAGATTCTGCCGTGGTGCGGTTGCGTCCGCGATCGTTGTCAAATGTAGCCAACAATCCGAAGCAATTGGAAGCTTTAGTCAAAATCGGTTTTAGTGCCAAGCGGAAAATGTTACGAAATAATTTAAAAGCAATAGTCGATAGCGATCGCCTCAACCATTTACTGCAAGAATTGAATATAAACCCCCAAGCCCGCGCCGAAGATCTCAGCGTGACTCAGTGGGTGGATTTGAGTAATGGGTTAGGTGATGGGTAA
- the ispE gene encoding 4-(cytidine 5'-diphospho)-2-C-methyl-D-erythritol kinase, translated as MRSYSLIAPAKINLYLEILGDRPDGYHELVMILQSIDLADKIDLRAISTDTIRVHCDHAQVPSDKSNLAYRAAELMAKQFPESFAQYGGVEITIHKKIPIAAGLAGGSSNAAAVLVGIDLLWKLGLTQSELQELAAQIGSDVPFCIAGGTAIATGRGEQLSPLPSLDNFYVVLGKHRSLAVSTVWAYSTYRSTFGHTYTRNIQNLESRAQAVHSGPMVKAIIHEDGAEIAQKLHNDLEKVVLPEYPQVSQLRQAFQDSGANGAMMSGSGPTVFALCTSLQQAQQVHQQVRQTIPDPDLDLWIAQMCSGGIQVSYQGAGSREQGKTRETRETRGQGANRAEGASGAEEQREQF; from the coding sequence ATGCGTTCCTATTCTCTGATTGCTCCGGCAAAAATAAATTTGTATCTGGAAATCTTAGGCGATCGCCCAGATGGATATCACGAATTGGTAATGATCCTGCAAAGTATCGATCTGGCTGACAAAATCGATCTTCGCGCAATTAGTACCGATACGATCCGCGTCCATTGCGATCATGCCCAAGTTCCTTCTGATAAAAGCAATCTCGCTTATCGCGCCGCCGAACTGATGGCGAAACAATTTCCAGAAAGTTTTGCTCAATATGGCGGGGTAGAAATTACGATTCACAAAAAGATCCCGATTGCTGCTGGTTTAGCAGGAGGATCTAGCAATGCTGCTGCCGTTTTGGTCGGCATAGATTTATTGTGGAAACTGGGACTCACGCAATCGGAACTACAGGAACTCGCAGCCCAAATTGGTTCTGACGTACCTTTTTGTATTGCTGGTGGAACGGCGATCGCCACAGGACGGGGAGAACAGCTTTCTCCTCTCCCCAGTCTCGATAATTTCTACGTCGTTCTCGGTAAACACCGTAGTTTGGCAGTCTCTACAGTTTGGGCGTATTCAACCTATCGCTCCACCTTCGGTCATACCTACACGAGAAATATCCAAAACTTAGAATCTCGCGCTCAAGCCGTCCACTCAGGACCCATGGTGAAAGCGATTATTCATGAAGATGGGGCAGAAATTGCCCAAAAACTGCACAACGATTTAGAAAAAGTCGTGTTACCAGAATATCCCCAAGTCTCGCAACTACGACAAGCATTTCAAGACAGCGGTGCTAATGGTGCGATGATGTCTGGTTCTGGTCCCACAGTATTTGCTCTCTGTACTTCTTTACAACAAGCCCAACAGGTACACCAGCAAGTCCGTCAAACCATCCCCGATCCCGATCTAGACTTATGGATTGCCCAAATGTGTAGTGGGGGAATACAAGTCAGTTATCAGGGAGCAGGGAGCAGGGAGCAGGGAAAGACAAGGGAGACAAGGGAGACAAGGGGACAAGGAGCAAACAGAGCAGAGGGAGCTTCAGGTGCAGAGGAGCAGAGGGAGCAATTCTAG
- a CDS encoding DUF3082 domain-containing protein: protein MPDNQTTQSPEPTPLRCLSGAVISAGIAFAAYSLTAAIAQTFARKPIHSDNFTVVNIAAAVRTLVVGIMALGTGIFGIVAIGLVALAIQLSIQKLTKKEE from the coding sequence ATGCCAGACAATCAAACCACACAATCGCCAGAACCCACTCCCTTACGCTGTCTGAGTGGCGCAGTTATTTCGGCAGGAATTGCTTTTGCAGCCTATTCTCTCACAGCCGCGATCGCTCAAACGTTTGCTCGCAAACCAATTCATTCTGATAATTTTACTGTCGTTAATATTGCTGCTGCCGTCCGTACTCTGGTTGTAGGAATCATGGCACTAGGTACAGGTATATTCGGTATTGTCGCTATAGGTCTAGTTGCACTTGCGATTCAACTTTCGATTCAAAAACTGACGAAAAAAGAAGAGTAG
- a CDS encoding HetZ-related protein 2 → MQVVTLPLESKFTASQNATFENILQAWHWQLAFDYPDRRVATRDSIVCWLIGNHFEQFDQLDAEQIQLIQQGMAYRYRILQNRYLGQPPEQGYRRLMTRLGSLVVLQNKIRMMVDLSRDRRRQVTEVLQEFLQDLLQRDCYLQQQMTAIAKCTDDICLRHALLFTTIEEYCLRPVRNQPLIVYRFINYMRRLSPGGVTQVPKKGEIRIVFAQIPTEDSDRSFSLLDAQAIEQDREQEEAAEQQQQRDEIKQQLSKYLEQKLGRLAVEWLNLYLQGQSQQAIASQLNLTTKDVYRLREKVCYHAMRLFRK, encoded by the coding sequence ATGCAGGTTGTCACATTACCTTTAGAATCAAAATTTACAGCTAGCCAAAACGCTACATTTGAAAATATATTGCAAGCTTGGCACTGGCAATTGGCATTCGACTATCCCGATCGCCGTGTAGCTACTAGAGATAGTATTGTTTGCTGGCTAATAGGAAACCATTTCGAGCAATTCGACCAGCTTGACGCAGAGCAAATCCAACTGATCCAGCAAGGAATGGCATATCGCTATCGAATTTTGCAGAATCGTTATTTGGGACAACCGCCAGAACAAGGCTATCGTCGTCTCATGACTCGCTTAGGTAGCCTAGTCGTGCTGCAAAATAAGATTCGGATGATGGTAGATCTCAGCCGCGATCGCCGCCGTCAGGTGACGGAAGTATTACAAGAATTTTTGCAAGATTTACTGCAACGCGATTGCTACTTACAACAGCAAATGACAGCGATCGCTAAATGTACGGACGATATTTGCCTACGACATGCCTTACTATTTACGACGATTGAAGAGTACTGCTTGCGACCAGTTCGCAATCAACCGCTGATCGTTTATCGCTTTATCAATTACATGCGTCGTCTGTCGCCAGGAGGAGTCACCCAAGTTCCAAAAAAGGGAGAGATTCGGATTGTCTTTGCCCAAATTCCCACAGAAGATAGCGATCGCAGTTTCAGTTTGTTAGATGCCCAAGCAATCGAGCAAGATCGCGAGCAAGAAGAAGCAGCCGAACAACAGCAGCAGCGAGATGAAATCAAACAGCAGCTATCCAAATATCTAGAGCAAAAGTTGGGACGTTTAGCCGTAGAGTGGTTGAATTTATACCTCCAAGGACAATCGCAGCAAGCGATCGCTTCTCAGTTAAATTTAACGACTAAAGATGTTTATCGTCTGCGCGAAAAAGTCTGTTACCACGCTATGCGGCTTTTTCGGAAGTAA
- a CDS encoding bifunctional (p)ppGpp synthetase/guanosine-3',5'-bis(diphosphate) 3'-pyrophosphohydrolase, with product MNTLTATATTVCNSYECTIPDWLQTCLVENSELETQPTATDNQLICRAFNFAYQLHQGQYRKSGEPYICHPVAVAGLLRDLGGGSAMIAAGFLHDVVEDTDVTLEDIEQQFGAEVKHLVEGVTKLSKFSETFSSKTERQAENFRRMFLAMAQDIRVIVVKLADRLHNMRTLEHLPDEKRRRIALETREIFAPLANRLGIGTFKWELEDLTFKYLEPDAYRQIQDLVAEKRTDREARLTRVIEVLQQGMAQSHIQCIDISGRPKHLYGIYQKMQRQQKEFHEIYDLAAIRIIVKTNEECYRALAVVHDAFRPIPGRFKDYIGLPKPNRYQSLHTTVVGFTGRPLEVQIRTIDMHHIAEYGIAAHWKYKETGGSSHTKLTPVDEKFTWLRQLLEWQNDLKDAQEYLESIKDNLFEDEVYVFTPKGDVVPLTPGSTAIDFAYRIHTEVGNHCAGAKVNGRMVTLDTALKNGDIVDILTQKNSHPSLDWLNFVRTSAAKNRIRQWYKRSRREENVARGRELLEKELGKTGFEALLKSEPMQAVAERCNYHSVEDLLAALGYGELTLNLVLNRWREIVKGQQLIPAEPEVPLSLIPANAKSPREAAVAPKSRASESPIAGVEGLLYHLAKCCSPIPGESIIGVVTTRSQRGISIHRQGCQNVDNVPYDRLVPVSWNANGDRSPRPQTYQVNVQIEAIDRVGVLKDILSRLSDQSINVRHASVKTANGQPAIIELGIDIRDRHQLEHIFNQIRKMSDIIDLRRVGQVDE from the coding sequence ATGAACACCCTGACTGCTACTGCCACCACTGTTTGTAATTCCTACGAATGTACTATACCTGACTGGTTGCAAACCTGCCTTGTAGAGAATTCGGAATTAGAAACACAACCTACTGCGACAGATAATCAGCTAATTTGTCGTGCTTTTAACTTTGCTTACCAACTGCATCAAGGGCAATACCGCAAGTCAGGAGAACCTTACATTTGTCACCCCGTAGCTGTAGCGGGTTTGCTCAGAGATCTGGGAGGTGGTAGCGCGATGATTGCAGCCGGATTTCTTCACGACGTAGTAGAAGATACGGATGTAACCCTAGAGGACATAGAGCAACAATTTGGCGCAGAAGTCAAGCATTTAGTAGAAGGTGTTACAAAACTATCTAAGTTTTCCGAAACTTTTTCGAGTAAAACGGAACGGCAAGCAGAGAATTTCCGACGCATGTTTTTGGCGATGGCGCAAGATATTCGCGTCATTGTCGTGAAACTTGCAGATCGCCTGCACAATATGCGAACTTTGGAACACTTACCCGATGAAAAACGCCGTCGCATCGCTTTAGAAACCAGAGAAATTTTTGCTCCACTGGCAAATCGGCTAGGTATTGGAACATTTAAATGGGAATTAGAAGATTTAACCTTTAAATATCTCGAACCAGACGCATATCGTCAAATTCAAGACTTAGTAGCGGAGAAGCGAACAGACCGAGAAGCAAGGCTGACGCGGGTGATTGAAGTTTTGCAGCAGGGAATGGCGCAATCACACATTCAATGTATCGATATTAGCGGTCGTCCCAAGCATCTATATGGTATCTACCAAAAAATGCAGCGACAGCAAAAAGAATTCCACGAAATCTACGATCTAGCTGCAATTCGGATTATCGTCAAAACTAACGAAGAATGCTACCGCGCTTTAGCTGTAGTCCACGACGCTTTTAGACCGATTCCCGGTCGATTTAAAGACTATATCGGCTTACCCAAACCCAATCGCTACCAGTCTCTACACACTACAGTAGTCGGATTTACAGGTCGTCCTCTCGAAGTGCAAATCCGCACAATCGATATGCACCACATTGCCGAGTATGGGATTGCCGCGCACTGGAAGTATAAGGAAACAGGAGGTTCTAGCCATACCAAGCTGACACCTGTAGATGAGAAATTCACCTGGTTGCGCCAACTCTTGGAGTGGCAGAACGACCTCAAAGATGCTCAAGAGTACTTAGAGAGTATCAAGGATAATTTATTTGAAGACGAAGTATATGTCTTCACTCCCAAGGGTGATGTTGTGCCTCTCACCCCTGGCTCGACAGCAATAGATTTCGCTTACCGGATTCACACAGAAGTGGGAAATCACTGTGCGGGGGCGAAAGTTAACGGCAGAATGGTAACGCTGGATACAGCCTTAAAAAATGGCGATATTGTAGACATTTTAACTCAGAAAAACAGCCATCCCAGCTTAGATTGGCTGAATTTTGTCAGAACTTCAGCAGCGAAAAACCGAATTCGCCAATGGTACAAGCGATCGCGGCGGGAAGAAAACGTCGCCCGCGGACGGGAATTGTTAGAAAAAGAATTAGGGAAAACAGGTTTTGAAGCCTTGCTCAAGTCAGAACCGATGCAAGCTGTAGCCGAACGCTGCAACTATCATAGCGTCGAAGACTTACTCGCTGCCCTGGGTTACGGGGAACTGACGTTAAACCTCGTTCTCAACCGCTGGCGAGAGATCGTGAAGGGGCAGCAACTCATTCCTGCCGAACCAGAAGTTCCTCTCAGTTTAATACCTGCAAATGCAAAATCACCCCGGGAAGCAGCAGTTGCACCTAAATCTCGCGCTAGCGAATCGCCGATCGCAGGTGTAGAAGGATTGCTTTACCACCTGGCAAAGTGTTGCAGCCCAATCCCAGGAGAATCCATTATTGGTGTCGTAACCACCCGTTCTCAGCGTGGCATCTCGATTCACCGTCAAGGTTGTCAGAACGTCGATAACGTCCCTTACGATCGCCTCGTTCCCGTCAGTTGGAACGCTAACGGCGATCGCAGTCCCCGTCCGCAGACTTACCAGGTAAACGTGCAAATTGAAGCGATCGATCGTGTCGGTGTATTAAAAGACATACTATCGCGCCTGAGCGACCAAAGTATCAACGTCCGCCATGCTTCCGTCAAAACAGCCAACGGTCAGCCAGCAATCATTGAATTAGGCATAGATATTCGCGATCGCCATCAACTCGAACACATCTTCAACCAAATCCGCAAAATGAGCGACATTATCGACCTGCGCCGCGTCGGTCAAGTGGATGAATGA
- the patD gene encoding heterocyst frequency control protein PatD has protein sequence MLPDLYYQCYQKLSELLKGIKQAATAPEVEPLRLRQDILAAQRYFQQQIASLDSQDLDPAVESRIRSLQTEISKQFNLLSMDVTFLQAARQPQTLQTRKQQITQRLQTLLSYCEAILVLDKGDKG, from the coding sequence ATGTTGCCAGATCTTTATTATCAGTGCTATCAGAAACTGAGCGAACTGCTAAAGGGAATAAAACAAGCAGCAACAGCGCCAGAGGTGGAACCCCTCAGACTGCGCCAGGATATTTTGGCGGCACAACGATATTTTCAGCAACAGATTGCTAGTTTAGATAGTCAAGATCTTGACCCAGCGGTAGAGTCGAGAATACGATCGCTGCAAACGGAAATTAGTAAGCAATTCAACTTGCTCAGTATGGATGTGACATTTTTGCAAGCTGCCAGACAACCTCAGACCCTACAAACTCGCAAACAGCAGATTACCCAACGCCTTCAGACTCTACTGAGTTATTGTGAGGCGATTTTAGTTTTGGACAAGGGGGACAAGGGGTGA
- a CDS encoding low temperature requirement protein A, with protein MKNWWQPQLRIGDETEAEQRRVTWMELFYDLVYVVAVAQLAHNLYENSSITGFISFIALFIPVWWSWIGTTLYANRFDTDDIGHRLLTGVQILAIAALAVNIHYGLGKTSVGFALAYAASRFVLVVEYARAAKHIPVARPLASYYAKGFAIAAGLWFISAFIPVPWRFVLWGIAMIIDFATPLTASHLQMGLIPHPEHLPERFGLFTIIVLGEAIVAVVDGVAEQQWEVKSAIAAVFGFAIAFTLWWMYFENIGSSAILAVRNEGNVRTFNTWLYTHLPLVIGIVTTGVAVEHVLLGNPNVALPTAERWLLCVGVILCLFALGILHRTGVIKHCKVRSGYRIGAAAVVLLVGIVGEGWLPVVKIGIIALVCISQVIQDLSQSRAFAALNT; from the coding sequence ATGAAAAATTGGTGGCAACCTCAGTTAAGAATCGGTGATGAGACGGAAGCAGAACAACGTCGTGTGACATGGATGGAACTGTTTTACGACTTAGTGTATGTCGTCGCAGTAGCTCAACTTGCTCACAATCTCTACGAAAATAGTTCTATTACAGGTTTTATTAGTTTTATTGCCTTGTTTATCCCCGTGTGGTGGTCGTGGATTGGTACGACACTGTACGCTAACCGCTTCGATACGGACGATATCGGACATCGGTTGCTTACAGGAGTGCAGATTTTGGCGATCGCAGCTTTGGCTGTTAACATTCACTACGGTTTGGGTAAGACTTCTGTAGGTTTTGCCCTGGCATATGCGGCAAGTCGATTTGTATTGGTCGTTGAATATGCTCGTGCTGCCAAACATATTCCTGTTGCTCGTCCTCTAGCATCGTATTATGCGAAAGGTTTTGCGATCGCGGCTGGTTTGTGGTTTATCTCTGCTTTCATCCCCGTACCTTGGCGTTTTGTTCTGTGGGGTATAGCGATGATAATTGATTTTGCTACACCGCTAACGGCTAGCCATTTGCAAATGGGACTCATCCCCCACCCAGAACATCTACCAGAACGGTTTGGATTGTTTACGATTATTGTTTTGGGTGAAGCGATTGTGGCTGTGGTTGATGGCGTGGCAGAACAACAATGGGAAGTGAAAAGCGCGATCGCCGCTGTATTTGGTTTTGCGATCGCTTTTACTTTATGGTGGATGTATTTTGAGAATATCGGTAGTTCTGCCATTCTCGCTGTCAGGAATGAGGGAAATGTTCGCACTTTCAATACGTGGTTGTACACGCATTTACCTTTAGTCATCGGCATTGTCACGACTGGAGTTGCCGTAGAACACGTTCTTTTAGGCAATCCGAATGTTGCTTTACCTACAGCAGAACGTTGGTTGCTGTGTGTTGGAGTCATTTTATGCTTGTTTGCTTTGGGTATTCTTCACCGCACGGGAGTCATCAAGCATTGTAAAGTTCGGTCTGGATATCGGATTGGAGCAGCGGCGGTAGTATTGTTGGTGGGAATTGTCGGTGAAGGGTGGTTGCCTGTTGTAAAAATTGGCATCATTGCTTTGGTTTGTATTTCGCAAGTGATTCAAGATTTATCTCAAAGTCGAGCTTTTGCTGCATTGAATACGTAG